A single region of the Marinobacter nanhaiticus D15-8W genome encodes:
- the rpmG gene encoding 50S ribosomal protein L33: MREKIRLVSSAGTGHFYTTYKNKRNTPEKIEISKYDPVVRKHVAYKEAKIK, from the coding sequence ATGCGCGAGAAAATCAGATTGGTTTCATCAGCAGGTACAGGTCACTTCTACACGACCTACAAGAACAAGCGTAACACGCCCGAGAAGATCGAGATCAGCAAGTACGATCCCGTTGTTCGTAAGCATGTTGCCTACAAGGAAGCCAAGATCAAGTAA
- a CDS encoding phosphomannomutase/phosphoglucomutase has translation MKLGKKKASGSEKPQPDAKVKKQQRGETKSKGNGTKLKSLAGVATQQAVVVLLAGLAAAALLYYLVLMPAQAQREAARVALVADSAKARLEQRLTLIRDVVEGYSRQTHVRDAIEEPTSRAQLVTELEAMLPGTRAVFVFPYGQVGRQSGRNFELSFVNLDLAKKAESGRQLHPDAFPRDNAWFVQFAAPVTDPASRAVKGTLLVVFEPSVIAPALTLDDTALGGRLALVQTVASSSQTVVASGSGSGEAVNRNLSAPNWTVQYQPQHSLGPLVNPIMALIVVVMPALVAMILVWMLLSRAQSDLRRDVAGLIQWAHKSFAGERLKTPAYAWDMVASIGEVLQRLAQAVEKRIAKAEDATKAAAKSAKPAAKDKRGAPAEEPLFQENDMLDIDMLDSDEDVLGFGSSAGDDSFAMVEEAPPAPSVSPSIFRAYDIRGVVGETLTAEVVHEIGRAFGSEAQGRNLTDICVGYDGRHSSPELADALTRGLISSGCNVINVGAVPTPVLYFATQHLGTGSGVMVTGSHNPSNYNGLKMMLGEDTLSGDAIQKLLSRIQTGDFTQGQGEYSEQDVRRAYLDRIIGDIAVAAPLKVVLDAGNGIAGELAPILVEELGCEVIPLFCEVDGSFPNHHPDPGKPENLAPLIEKVKAEKADIGLAFDGDGDRLGVVTNTGKIIWPDRLLMLFARDVVSRNPGSDIIYDVKCSRRLANVVNEAGGRPIMWKTGHSLMKAKMRETGALLAGEMSGHIFFKERWYGFDDGLYSAARLLEILGIEDRDSQDVFAEFPEDISTPELNVAVTDDNKFEIVEKLSAQGDFGDGNVTTIDGVRVDYPDGWGLCRASNTTPVLVLRFEAESEEALERIKDVFRTQLRQVVPDIEPGF, from the coding sequence ATGAAACTCGGCAAAAAGAAAGCGTCCGGCTCGGAGAAGCCTCAACCGGATGCCAAGGTAAAGAAGCAGCAGCGTGGCGAGACGAAGTCGAAGGGTAATGGCACCAAACTGAAAAGCCTGGCCGGTGTCGCCACGCAACAGGCGGTGGTTGTACTACTGGCGGGGCTGGCCGCTGCGGCTCTCCTTTATTACCTGGTGCTGATGCCGGCCCAGGCCCAGCGAGAGGCTGCGCGGGTTGCCCTGGTAGCTGATAGCGCCAAGGCCCGCCTGGAACAGCGGCTGACCCTGATTCGCGACGTGGTCGAGGGCTACAGCCGGCAGACGCACGTTCGCGACGCTATCGAAGAACCGACGAGTCGGGCACAATTGGTGACCGAGTTGGAAGCCATGTTGCCAGGCACACGCGCTGTGTTCGTGTTTCCCTATGGCCAGGTGGGGCGACAATCCGGACGTAACTTCGAACTGAGTTTCGTCAACCTCGATCTTGCCAAGAAAGCGGAGTCTGGCCGACAGCTGCACCCGGATGCCTTTCCCCGGGACAATGCCTGGTTCGTACAGTTTGCCGCGCCCGTGACCGACCCCGCCAGCCGGGCCGTGAAGGGCACCTTGCTGGTCGTGTTCGAACCGTCGGTGATTGCGCCTGCCTTGACCCTTGATGATACGGCCCTCGGCGGACGCCTGGCGCTGGTACAGACCGTCGCCAGCAGCAGCCAGACCGTGGTCGCATCCGGTTCCGGCAGCGGGGAGGCTGTAAACCGTAACCTGTCGGCGCCTAACTGGACCGTACAATACCAGCCCCAGCACTCCCTCGGGCCGCTGGTCAATCCCATCATGGCCTTGATTGTCGTGGTGATGCCAGCGCTGGTGGCGATGATCCTGGTGTGGATGCTCCTGAGCCGGGCACAGTCGGACCTGCGGCGCGACGTGGCCGGTCTGATTCAGTGGGCGCATAAGTCTTTTGCAGGAGAACGCCTGAAAACACCGGCCTACGCGTGGGATATGGTAGCGTCGATTGGCGAGGTTCTTCAGCGCCTGGCCCAGGCGGTGGAAAAACGAATTGCCAAGGCGGAAGACGCCACCAAGGCTGCGGCAAAGAGTGCCAAGCCGGCGGCGAAGGACAAGCGTGGGGCTCCGGCGGAGGAGCCGCTGTTCCAGGAAAACGATATGCTGGATATCGATATGCTGGACAGCGATGAGGATGTGCTCGGCTTTGGCAGCTCCGCTGGCGATGATTCCTTTGCCATGGTCGAAGAAGCGCCGCCGGCACCCTCGGTTTCTCCATCGATCTTCCGCGCCTATGACATTCGCGGCGTCGTGGGCGAGACCTTGACCGCCGAAGTGGTCCACGAAATCGGTCGGGCATTTGGTAGCGAGGCCCAAGGCAGGAATCTTACCGATATCTGTGTAGGTTACGACGGCCGCCACTCCAGTCCGGAGTTGGCCGATGCCCTGACTCGCGGCCTGATCAGCAGCGGATGCAACGTCATCAACGTCGGCGCGGTACCCACGCCGGTACTCTATTTCGCCACCCAGCATCTGGGCACCGGTTCCGGGGTCATGGTGACTGGCAGCCACAACCCGTCAAACTATAACGGGCTTAAAATGATGCTGGGCGAGGACACCCTGTCCGGCGACGCCATCCAGAAACTGCTGAGCCGCATCCAGACCGGCGACTTCACCCAGGGGCAGGGCGAATATTCCGAGCAGGATGTACGCCGGGCCTACCTGGATCGCATTATCGGTGACATTGCCGTAGCGGCACCGCTTAAGGTGGTTCTGGATGCGGGCAACGGCATCGCCGGCGAGCTTGCACCCATCCTGGTGGAAGAGCTGGGTTGCGAAGTGATCCCCTTGTTCTGCGAAGTGGACGGCAGCTTCCCCAACCATCACCCGGACCCGGGCAAACCGGAGAATCTGGCGCCGCTGATCGAGAAGGTAAAAGCAGAAAAAGCGGATATTGGCCTGGCCTTCGATGGCGACGGCGACCGCCTGGGCGTGGTCACCAACACCGGCAAGATCATCTGGCCCGATCGTCTGCTGATGCTGTTTGCCCGTGACGTGGTGTCCCGCAACCCTGGCTCCGACATTATCTATGATGTGAAGTGCAGCCGTCGTCTGGCCAATGTCGTTAACGAGGCGGGCGGCCGGCCGATCATGTGGAAGACCGGCCACTCGCTGATGAAAGCCAAGATGCGCGAAACCGGCGCGCTGCTGGCGGGCGAGATGTCCGGCCATATCTTCTTCAAGGAACGCTGGTACGGCTTCGACGACGGCCTGTATTCAGCCGCGCGTCTGCTGGAAATCCTGGGCATCGAGGATCGCGACAGTCAGGATGTATTTGCCGAGTTCCCGGAAGATATCAGCACGCCTGAACTGAATGTCGCGGTTACCGACGACAATAAGTTTGAGATCGTCGAAAAACTCAGTGCGCAGGGCGATTTTGGCGACGGCAACGTCACGACCATTGATGGCGTGCGGGTGGACTATCCTGATGGCTGGGGCCTGTGTCGTGCCTCTAACACGACGCCGGTTCTGGTGTTGCGCTTCGAGGCGGAATCCGAAGAAGCCCTGGAGCGAATCAAGGACGTTTTCCGGACTCAGCTCAGGCAGGTGGTGCCGGACATAGAACCCGGTTTCTGA
- a CDS encoding PilZ domain-containing protein codes for MIAHHERAYIRHPADIPLEVRPESQQPSCPGELRNLSRGGLAFTAQQAYPIGSDVKLMINCCPNALEVRGQVVWCEAREEGYELGIAFYTPAEAYQVRMVEQICQIEQYRQDVWRKERRQLSQEEAAKEWISRYADRFAQIGWSD; via the coding sequence ATGATTGCTCATCACGAACGTGCCTATATTCGACATCCAGCCGACATCCCGCTGGAGGTCCGCCCTGAATCGCAACAACCTTCCTGCCCCGGCGAGCTGCGTAACCTCAGCCGCGGTGGCCTCGCCTTTACTGCACAGCAGGCCTATCCGATCGGCAGCGACGTCAAGCTGATGATCAACTGCTGCCCCAACGCACTGGAAGTGCGGGGCCAGGTCGTCTGGTGTGAAGCCCGCGAGGAAGGCTACGAGCTGGGCATTGCCTTCTACACGCCCGCCGAAGCGTACCAGGTCCGGATGGTGGAACAGATCTGCCAGATCGAGCAGTACCGCCAGGATGTGTGGCGCAAGGAGCGAAGGCAGCTTTCACAGGAAGAAGCGGCGAAGGAGTGGATCAGCCGCTACGCGGATCGGTTTGCCCAGATCGGCTGGTCGGATTGA
- the coaBC gene encoding bifunctional phosphopantothenoylcysteine decarboxylase/phosphopantothenate--cysteine ligase CoaBC has product MAQKNILLGVTGGIAAYKSAELVRLLKKAGHRVQVVMTSGAETFMTAMTFQALSGEPVRTSLLDPEAEAGMGHIELARWADVIMVAPASANFMARLANGMTDDLLTTVCCATTAPIILAPAMNQAMWGNARTQRNARLLEEDSQIELWGPDAGDQACGDVGPGRMLEAQALAERLLGRLQGPRLLAGKRVVITAGPTREPIDPVRYISNHSSGKMGYALATAAKDAGAEVVLVSGPVSLESPRGVERLSVVTAEDMLKATEEAVGQGCDLFIATAAVADYRPGSLASEKIKKSDETMNLSLVRNPDTLATIASRPDKPFTVGFAAETQDVEHYARDKMARKNLDMIVANDVSQPGLGFNSDQNAVTVFWKTDSRTFPPADKRGLARELLKLIAEQAFPAPSSTD; this is encoded by the coding sequence ATGGCGCAGAAAAACATTCTGCTGGGCGTGACCGGTGGCATCGCGGCCTACAAGAGCGCCGAACTGGTCCGTTTGCTGAAGAAGGCCGGACATCGGGTCCAGGTGGTCATGACCTCCGGGGCCGAAACCTTCATGACGGCCATGACCTTCCAGGCCCTGAGCGGCGAGCCGGTGCGGACCTCCCTGCTTGATCCCGAAGCCGAGGCGGGTATGGGGCATATCGAGCTGGCCCGCTGGGCGGATGTGATCATGGTGGCGCCGGCATCGGCGAACTTCATGGCCCGCCTGGCTAATGGCATGACGGATGACCTGCTCACCACGGTCTGTTGCGCCACGACAGCGCCGATTATCCTGGCGCCGGCCATGAACCAGGCCATGTGGGGCAATGCCCGCACCCAGCGTAACGCCCGCCTGTTGGAAGAAGACAGCCAGATCGAGCTGTGGGGCCCCGACGCCGGTGACCAGGCCTGCGGCGACGTGGGTCCCGGTCGCATGTTGGAAGCCCAAGCGCTGGCAGAGCGCCTTCTGGGGCGTCTCCAGGGCCCGCGCCTACTCGCAGGCAAGCGTGTGGTGATCACCGCGGGTCCGACGCGGGAGCCTATCGATCCGGTACGCTACATTTCCAATCATAGCTCGGGCAAGATGGGCTACGCCCTGGCCACGGCGGCCAAGGATGCCGGCGCCGAGGTGGTGCTGGTAAGCGGGCCGGTCAGCCTGGAGTCTCCCCGGGGTGTAGAGCGCTTGTCCGTGGTCACCGCCGAGGACATGCTCAAGGCGACCGAAGAGGCCGTTGGTCAGGGCTGCGATCTCTTTATAGCTACTGCTGCCGTCGCTGATTACCGTCCCGGCTCACTCGCCAGCGAGAAGATCAAGAAATCCGATGAGACCATGAACCTCTCCCTGGTGCGCAACCCCGACACCCTTGCCACGATTGCGTCACGTCCTGACAAACCATTTACCGTCGGTTTCGCCGCTGAAACCCAGGATGTCGAGCATTATGCCCGCGACAAGATGGCGCGTAAGAATCTCGACATGATCGTGGCGAATGATGTCTCCCAGCCTGGGCTGGGTTTTAACAGCGACCAGAACGCCGTGACCGTATTCTGGAAAACCGACAGCCGGACGTTCCCTCCTGCCGATAAGCGCGGACTGGCACGCGAACTGCTTAAACTGATCGCTGAACAGGCTTTCCCTGCTCCCTCATCCACTGACTGA
- the rpmB gene encoding 50S ribosomal protein L28: protein MSRVCQVTGKRPVTGNNVSHAMNHTKRRFLPNLQNHRFWVETEKRFVKLRVSTKGMRIIDKKGIDAVLADLRARGEKV, encoded by the coding sequence ATGTCCAGAGTCTGTCAGGTTACCGGTAAGCGGCCGGTCACCGGTAATAACGTTTCTCATGCGATGAACCACACCAAGCGTCGTTTTCTGCCGAACCTGCAGAACCACCGCTTCTGGGTAGAAACTGAAAAGCGCTTCGTTAAACTGCGCGTTTCTACCAAGGGTATGCGTATCATCGACAAAAAAGGCATTGACGCTGTGCTGGCCGACCTTCGTGCCCGCGGCGAGAAAGTTTAA
- the argB gene encoding acetylglutamate kinase, with the protein MALDRETAMQVASVLSKGLPYIQRFTGKTVVVKYGGNAMENDDLKSSFARDMVLMKTVGLNPIVVHGGGPQIGELLERLNINSHFVNGMRVTDSETMDVVEMVLGGQVNKEIVSLINHHGGTAIGLTGKDANLIRARKLEVVNRSPELTRPEIIDIGHVGEVESVNTEVINMLTRSNVIPVIAPIGVGRDGASYNINADLVAGKVAEALNAEKLILLTNVSGLKSKEGNVLTGLKAKRVNELIEDGTIHGGMLPKIRCALSAVENGVRTAHIIDGRVAHATLLEIFTDEGVGTLISRD; encoded by the coding sequence ATGGCATTGGATCGTGAAACCGCTATGCAGGTGGCCTCAGTACTGAGCAAGGGCCTGCCTTACATCCAGCGTTTTACCGGCAAGACGGTGGTCGTGAAGTACGGCGGCAATGCCATGGAGAACGACGACCTCAAGAGCAGCTTTGCCCGGGACATGGTGCTGATGAAAACCGTCGGCCTGAACCCGATCGTCGTCCACGGCGGTGGTCCGCAGATCGGCGAGCTATTGGAGCGTCTGAATATCAACTCCCACTTCGTCAACGGTATGCGTGTCACCGATAGCGAAACCATGGACGTGGTGGAAATGGTGCTCGGCGGGCAGGTCAACAAGGAAATCGTCTCCTTGATCAACCATCATGGCGGCACGGCGATCGGCCTGACCGGTAAGGACGCGAACCTCATTCGCGCCCGCAAACTGGAAGTCGTCAACCGTTCACCGGAACTGACCCGGCCGGAGATCATCGATATCGGCCATGTGGGCGAAGTGGAAAGCGTCAATACCGAAGTGATCAACATGCTGACCCGCAGCAACGTGATCCCGGTGATCGCGCCGATCGGCGTCGGCAGGGATGGCGCGTCCTACAACATCAATGCCGATCTCGTGGCAGGCAAGGTGGCCGAGGCGCTGAATGCCGAGAAGCTGATCCTGCTGACCAACGTCTCCGGGCTGAAGAGCAAGGAAGGTAACGTGCTGACTGGCCTTAAGGCCAAGCGCGTTAACGAGTTGATCGAGGATGGCACCATTCACGGCGGCATGTTGCCCAAGATTCGCTGCGCCCTCAGTGCGGTGGAAAACGGCGTGCGGACGGCCCATATCATCGACGGTCGCGTGGCCCATGCTACCCTGCTGGAAATCTTCACCGACGAAGGTGTGGGTACGCTGATTTCCCGCGACTGA
- the argE gene encoding acetylornithine deacetylase → MTQQSADTRSTPDIRAMLERLISQPSISSASPEWDHSNETVVNTLAEWLEPMGFAVEIMPVPGMPGKFNLIATLGSGPGGLVLSGHTDTVPFDDQRWQSDPFKLTERDDRWYGLGTCDMKGFFPLAIEAARAHLDKPFQQPLIILATADEESSMNGARALAEAGRPKGRYAVIGEPTGLKPVRMHKGIMMERLVFEGQSGHSSDPSLGRNAMEGMHAAISELLSLREYWQSKYHNDNFQVQVPTMNLGCIHGGDNPNRICANCELHFDLRPLPGMDMEALRQAILDKVQPVAESRELGLRFEPLFDGVPPFETAADSELVKVCERLTGHTGQAVAFATEAPWLQKLGMETLVMGPGHIDQAHQPDEYLDLSQVKPAVDILSRLIQHFCIESKP, encoded by the coding sequence ATGACGCAACAGAGCGCCGATACCCGCAGCACCCCCGACATTCGGGCGATGCTGGAGCGTTTGATCTCCCAACCGTCCATCAGCAGCGCGTCGCCGGAGTGGGACCACAGCAATGAAACCGTGGTGAATACCCTGGCCGAGTGGCTCGAGCCGATGGGGTTCGCTGTCGAGATCATGCCAGTGCCGGGCATGCCCGGCAAATTCAACCTGATTGCCACCCTCGGCAGCGGCCCTGGCGGGCTGGTCCTTTCCGGCCACACCGATACGGTGCCGTTCGACGACCAGCGCTGGCAGAGCGATCCCTTCAAGCTCACCGAACGGGACGATCGCTGGTATGGTCTGGGCACCTGCGATATGAAAGGCTTCTTCCCGCTCGCTATCGAAGCGGCGCGGGCCCACCTCGACAAGCCCTTCCAGCAACCCCTGATCATCCTTGCCACGGCGGATGAGGAAAGCTCCATGAATGGCGCGCGTGCGCTGGCGGAAGCCGGCCGCCCCAAGGGGCGCTATGCGGTAATTGGCGAACCCACGGGCCTCAAGCCGGTACGCATGCACAAGGGCATCATGATGGAGCGGCTGGTGTTCGAGGGACAGTCCGGTCATTCCTCCGACCCGTCCCTGGGTAGAAATGCGATGGAAGGCATGCATGCGGCGATCAGCGAACTGCTGAGCCTTCGCGAATACTGGCAGTCGAAGTATCACAATGACAATTTCCAGGTGCAGGTCCCGACGATGAACCTGGGCTGCATCCACGGCGGCGATAATCCAAACCGGATCTGCGCCAATTGCGAACTGCATTTCGACCTGCGTCCGCTGCCGGGTATGGACATGGAGGCACTGCGTCAGGCCATCCTCGACAAGGTCCAGCCGGTCGCCGAAAGCCGCGAGCTGGGTCTGCGGTTCGAGCCCCTGTTCGACGGCGTGCCGCCGTTCGAGACTGCCGCAGACTCGGAGCTGGTGAAGGTCTGCGAGCGCCTGACCGGCCATACTGGCCAGGCGGTGGCCTTTGCCACCGAAGCGCCCTGGCTGCAGAAGCTGGGCATGGAAACCCTGGTCATGGGGCCGGGCCATATCGACCAGGCGCACCAGCCGGACGAGTACCTGGACCTGTCCCAGGTAAAGCCGGCCGTGGACATCCTGAGCCGGTTGATCCAACATTTCTGTATCGAATCAAAGCCCTGA
- the dut gene encoding dUTP diphosphatase, which translates to MTRQTFQVRILDPRIGREIPMPTYATEGSAGLDLRACLDVPLTLKPGDTQLLRTGLSLHIADPKLAAMILPRSGLGHKHGIVLGNLVGLIDSDYQGELMVSCWNRGQTAFTVEPGERIAQLVLVPVVQADFEIVDAFDASLRGEGGFGSTGSA; encoded by the coding sequence ATGACTCGACAGACCTTCCAGGTACGAATCCTCGATCCGCGGATCGGCCGTGAAATTCCCATGCCTACCTATGCTACCGAGGGTTCCGCTGGCCTGGACCTGCGGGCCTGCCTGGATGTGCCGCTCACCCTGAAGCCTGGCGATACTCAATTGCTCCGCACCGGTCTGTCGCTGCATATCGCCGATCCCAAACTGGCGGCGATGATCCTGCCGCGGTCCGGGCTCGGGCATAAGCATGGCATCGTGCTGGGTAACCTGGTGGGGCTGATCGATTCGGACTACCAGGGGGAGCTTATGGTGTCCTGCTGGAACCGGGGGCAGACTGCCTTCACCGTCGAGCCGGGGGAGCGAATCGCGCAGCTGGTGCTTGTGCCGGTAGTGCAGGCCGACTTCGAAATCGTTGATGCTTTCGATGCGAGCCTGCGGGGCGAAGGTGGATTTGGTTCGACGGGAAGCGCCTAA
- the radC gene encoding RadC family protein, with product MTHTHPWPTDERPRERLLKHGAESLSDAELLAIFLRTGTAGQPVMALSRHLIEEFGSLRELMTASARRFCKVHGLGTAKYAQLQAAMEMAKRVLDQPLNQGDPLRSPEDTRRYLSSRLGHYPHEVFAALLLDNRHRIIRYEELFRGTIDGAAVYPREVVRHALEHNAAAVIFAHNHPSGVAEPSQADISLTQRLTEALKLVDIRVLDHMVVGHGEVTSLAERGLM from the coding sequence ATGACTCACACCCACCCCTGGCCGACGGACGAACGGCCCCGGGAACGCCTGCTCAAGCATGGCGCCGAAAGCCTCAGCGATGCCGAACTCCTCGCCATTTTCCTGCGCACCGGCACCGCCGGCCAACCGGTGATGGCGCTGTCCCGCCATCTTATCGAGGAGTTCGGCAGCCTGCGGGAACTGATGACCGCCTCGGCGCGACGCTTCTGCAAGGTACACGGACTCGGTACCGCCAAGTACGCCCAACTGCAGGCAGCGATGGAGATGGCCAAGCGCGTCCTCGACCAACCGCTGAATCAGGGCGACCCGCTCCGTTCACCGGAAGACACCCGACGCTACCTGAGCAGCCGACTGGGGCACTATCCACACGAGGTCTTTGCGGCTTTGCTGCTGGACAACCGTCACCGCATCATTCGCTACGAGGAACTGTTCCGCGGCACCATCGACGGTGCAGCGGTCTACCCCCGGGAGGTGGTGCGCCACGCCCTGGAACATAATGCCGCCGCGGTCATCTTCGCCCACAACCACCCTTCGGGCGTCGCCGAACCCAGTCAGGCGGATATCAGCCTGACCCAGCGCCTCACCGAAGCGCTCAAGCTGGTGGATATCCGGGTGCTGGATCATATGGTAGTGGGCCACGGCGAGGTGACCTCGCTAGCCGAACGGGGTCTGATGTGA
- the argA gene encoding amino-acid N-acetyltransferase, which yields MKSNDWLHGFRHSSPYINAHRGRTVVLTLGGEALAHENLINIIHDITLLSSLGVKLVVAFGARPQIQQRFDQAGLDAHFHEGLRVTPEDQLPLVIEAVGALRAHLESRLSMGLINSPMHGARIRVSSGNLVAARPEGVLNGVDFGYTGRVRRVDVEGIESLLKMNHIVLLPPLGYSPTGDVFNLSYEDVGSQVASALKAEKLIIFTGEDGVLDEDGQLIREMTVRQARDRLADAPLESHAADLLRAACEACVRGVRRSQIISYMRDGALLEELFTRDGSGTLVSDDNYEQIRGARVEDIGGILELIQPLEEQGILVRRSRELLETEVDRFTVVERDGTIVGCAALYEYPSEKSGELSCFAVDPSYRRAGRGDEILAMVERLARGRGLENLFVLTTQTEHWFRERGFEPSTVQSLPGPKLASYNTQRNSKVFVKRLA from the coding sequence TTGAAATCGAATGACTGGCTGCACGGATTCCGCCATTCATCCCCGTACATCAATGCCCATCGCGGCCGAACCGTTGTCCTGACCTTGGGCGGGGAAGCGCTCGCCCACGAAAACCTGATCAATATCATCCATGACATCACGCTACTCAGCAGCCTGGGTGTGAAGCTCGTCGTGGCATTCGGGGCGCGGCCGCAGATCCAGCAGCGCTTTGACCAGGCCGGGTTGGATGCGCATTTTCATGAAGGCCTGCGCGTCACGCCCGAAGATCAGTTGCCGCTGGTCATCGAAGCCGTCGGCGCGTTGCGGGCCCACCTTGAAAGCCGTCTCTCCATGGGGTTGATCAATTCGCCCATGCACGGGGCCCGGATTCGGGTCAGCAGCGGCAATCTGGTGGCTGCACGCCCGGAGGGCGTGCTCAACGGTGTGGATTTCGGCTATACCGGTCGGGTGCGTCGCGTCGATGTGGAAGGTATCGAATCGCTTCTGAAGATGAATCACATCGTGTTGCTGCCACCGCTGGGTTACTCGCCCACCGGTGACGTGTTCAACCTGTCCTATGAAGATGTCGGTAGCCAGGTGGCCTCGGCGCTCAAGGCTGAGAAGCTGATCATCTTTACCGGCGAGGACGGTGTACTGGATGAGGACGGCCAACTGATCCGTGAGATGACCGTCCGCCAGGCAAGGGACCGCCTGGCCGACGCACCGCTGGAAAGCCACGCCGCCGACTTGCTGCGGGCGGCCTGCGAAGCCTGCGTGCGGGGTGTCCGACGTAGCCAGATCATCAGCTACATGCGCGACGGCGCCCTGCTCGAGGAACTGTTCACACGGGACGGGTCCGGTACCCTGGTCAGCGACGACAACTACGAGCAGATCCGCGGCGCGCGGGTCGAGGATATCGGCGGTATCCTGGAATTGATCCAGCCGTTGGAAGAGCAGGGCATCCTGGTGAGGCGTTCGCGGGAGCTGCTTGAAACCGAAGTGGACCGCTTCACGGTGGTGGAACGGGATGGCACGATCGTCGGGTGCGCAGCGCTCTACGAGTATCCCAGCGAGAAATCCGGCGAGTTGTCCTGTTTTGCCGTGGATCCGTCCTATCGTCGCGCCGGTCGGGGTGACGAGATCCTGGCCATGGTGGAACGTCTGGCGAGGGGCCGCGGACTGGAGAATTTGTTCGTGCTCACGACCCAGACTGAGCACTGGTTCCGCGAGCGCGGTTTCGAACCATCCACGGTACAGTCGCTGCCGGGGCCCAAGCTGGCCAGTTATAACACCCAGCGCAACTCAAAGGTCTTCGTTAAACGACTCGCCTAG
- a CDS encoding aminopeptidase, which produces MRQLSQIYLLLLLIFGLTGCQSLHYYQQAANGQLSLLWNRKPIDDVLADPTTPDALREKLTLAMEARDFAAEQLALPVDDTFSDFVALDQPYVVYNLMVAPEFSLEPLAWCYPIVGCQSYRGYFHLDDARAARECYAREDMDTFIGGVTAYSTLGWFDDPLQSGFTTLPDEQMVALMLHELAHKVIYVADDTRFNESFATAVELEGLKLWLELTDQPDKYQVTLMRLERWGATLELIEQTAHRLSELYGQRAALDASVLRERKTDILLQLQSDYAQLEEAWGQPGPLSGVIAEINNAVLGLFRQYNADVPGFRQMLADTDGDFARFYDEVKELARAPADVRRRRLEALGESFNEDL; this is translated from the coding sequence ATGCGACAGCTTAGCCAGATCTATCTATTACTGCTACTGATCTTTGGTCTAACCGGTTGTCAGTCACTGCATTACTACCAGCAGGCCGCCAACGGACAACTTTCACTGCTTTGGAACAGAAAGCCGATCGACGACGTACTTGCTGATCCAACGACACCCGACGCGCTTCGCGAGAAGCTGACGCTGGCCATGGAGGCGCGCGACTTTGCCGCTGAACAGCTTGCCCTACCTGTGGACGATACCTTCTCTGACTTCGTGGCCCTGGATCAACCCTACGTAGTCTATAACCTCATGGTTGCACCGGAATTCTCCCTGGAACCCCTGGCCTGGTGCTACCCCATCGTCGGCTGCCAGTCCTATCGCGGCTACTTCCATCTGGACGATGCCCGGGCGGCCCGTGAGTGCTACGCCCGGGAAGACATGGACACCTTTATCGGTGGCGTCACCGCCTACTCGACACTGGGCTGGTTCGATGACCCGCTGCAGTCGGGATTCACCACCCTGCCAGACGAGCAAATGGTGGCGCTGATGCTCCACGAACTGGCGCACAAAGTGATCTACGTCGCCGACGATACTCGTTTTAACGAGAGCTTTGCCACTGCGGTGGAACTCGAGGGGCTGAAGCTGTGGTTGGAACTCACCGATCAGCCCGACAAGTATCAAGTGACGCTGATGAGACTTGAACGCTGGGGTGCCACCCTTGAGCTGATCGAACAGACGGCCCATCGTCTCAGCGAGCTGTATGGCCAGCGGGCAGCATTGGACGCTAGCGTCCTTCGGGAACGCAAGACGGACATCCTGCTCCAACTACAGTCAGACTATGCGCAGTTGGAGGAGGCCTGGGGCCAGCCCGGACCGCTATCCGGCGTGATCGCCGAGATCAATAATGCGGTGCTGGGCCTTTTCCGCCAGTACAACGCCGATGTTCCCGGCTTCCGCCAGATGCTGGCCGATACCGATGGCGATTTTGCCCGTTTCTACGACGAGGTAAAGGAACTTGCGCGGGCGCCGGCCGACGTGCGCCGGCGCCGTCTCGAAGCGCTAGGCGAGTCGTTTAACGAAGACCTTTGA